The following coding sequences lie in one Corynebacterium humireducens NBRC 106098 = DSM 45392 genomic window:
- the mscL gene encoding large conductance mechanosensitive channel protein MscL, translating to MFQGFKEFIMRGNVIDLAVAVVIGGAFTAIVTAFTDNLINPLIASLGNNDMSGLGFHIVSGNDATFLDFGAVITAAVNFLLIAAVVYFVIVAPMNKLNEIAAAKRGIKQDEEEPQPTDVELLTEIRDLLKR from the coding sequence ATGTTCCAGGGTTTCAAGGAATTCATCATGCGCGGCAACGTCATTGACCTGGCTGTGGCCGTGGTCATCGGCGGCGCATTCACCGCCATCGTGACCGCCTTCACCGACAACCTCATCAACCCGCTGATCGCCTCCCTCGGCAACAACGACATGTCCGGCCTCGGCTTCCACATCGTCTCCGGCAACGACGCCACGTTCCTGGACTTCGGCGCCGTCATCACCGCCGCCGTCAACTTCCTGCTCATCGCCGCCGTCGTCTACTTCGTCATCGTCGCGCCGATGAACAAGCTCAACGAGATCGCCGCCGCCAAGCGCGGCATCAAGCAGGACGAGGAGGAGCCGCAGCCGACCGACGTCGAGCTGCTCACCGAGATCCGTGACCTGCTCAAGCGCTAG
- a CDS encoding SAF domain-containing protein, with amino-acid sequence MSLFSVLRTPGWRRSVLLRRALAAVLLLAALLLALRDAGSSGPRALVFTRAVPAGEVVSRDDVHPVTVPGHLLPASALRDPAEVEGRVLAAAAEAGEVATLSRFVGKDLSGSFVGNITTMVPLRLAEPEILPLLHHGDVVNVVTDGHDRAGTDVIATGGRVILADTRESPGTLLIGLPEEDAHRVAAASLGTPLAVVLTPTLPK; translated from the coding sequence ATGAGCCTGTTCTCCGTCCTCCGCACGCCCGGCTGGCGCCGTTCCGTCCTGCTCCGCCGGGCGCTGGCCGCCGTCCTCCTTCTCGCCGCCCTCCTGCTCGCTCTCCGCGACGCCGGTTCCTCCGGTCCGCGGGCCCTGGTGTTCACCCGGGCGGTCCCCGCCGGGGAGGTGGTGTCGCGTGACGACGTCCACCCGGTCACCGTCCCCGGGCACCTGCTGCCCGCCTCCGCCCTGCGTGATCCGGCGGAGGTGGAGGGGCGCGTCCTCGCCGCTGCCGCGGAGGCGGGGGAGGTCGCCACGCTGTCCCGCTTCGTGGGGAAGGACCTGTCGGGGAGCTTTGTGGGGAACATCACGACGATGGTGCCGTTGCGACTCGCGGAACCTGAGATCCTGCCGTTGCTGCACCACGGGGATGTCGTCAATGTGGTCACAGACGGACATGACCGGGCCGGAACGGACGTCATCGCCACAGGTGGGAGGGTGATTCTGGCCGACACCCGGGAGTCACCAGGCACCCTGCTCATCGGACTGCCGGAGGAGGACGCCCACCGGGTGGCGGCGGCGTCCCTGGGCACCCCTCTCGCGGTGGTTCTCACGCCGACTCTCCCGAAATGA